The DNA segment TATGCACTGCTCAGTCTGTTATTACAATGGTCAGAGTAGAGTGACCATCCTCGCAGTGCTCTAGCGATCGATCCTCAGACTGAACAGCCAATCTTCCCCATAAGACTTGGGAGGCAACAACGTTCCAACCACCACTTGATTCATCTTTGTGAAACCAAGATCATCGATCGGTGTGCATGCAGATTCCCCTCCCATTAGCTTAGGTGCCACAACAGCTACCACCTCTTGAATACAACCTTGCTTTATGGCCGAAGCGGACAATCCCGGACCACACTCCCACAACACACAATTGCAGCCTCGAACCGCCAGTTCCTGTAATAAAATCTCTGGTTCACAGGCTGAAAGAGCATGACGTTGCGGGCCGCAGGGAATCGATCGCTTCATTGCCTCCGGTCCATGCACTACCAGGGTGGGAGCTACAGCTGTATCCCAAAGATGAGCCGTGGCTGGGAGATCCAAGCTGCGGCTGAGAACAACTCGAAGTGGCTCTGGCATACGACGCCCTCTACTAGTAAGCAGCGGATCATCGGCACGCACGGTACCACCGCCGACAATCACCGCATCGCATTTTGCACGCAGGCAGTGTACCCATCGACGAGCAGACGGTCCCGTGATCCATTGGCTCGCTCCGTTGCTTAGGGCAATACGGCCATCTAATCCCATAGCCCATTTGAGAATGCCCCAGGGGCGTCCGGTGCGAACCCGGTGGAGGAAAGCACGATTCTGAGCAGCTGCCTCAGCTTGTAAAACCTTGCTCAACACTTCAATCCCTGATGCACGGAGACGGGCGATGCCGCCTCCAGCAACCCGTGGGTCGGGATCCTCAAGGGCAATTACAACGCGGGTGATTCCAGCTCGCAGCACGGCCTCAGAACAAGGAGGAGT comes from the Synechococcus sp. M16CYN genome and includes:
- the ribD gene encoding bifunctional diaminohydroxyphosphoribosylaminopyrimidine deaminase/5-amino-6-(5-phosphoribosylamino)uracil reductase RibD, which translates into the protein MWDTWMRRALALAALADGVTSPNPLVGAVVLDRHGQLVGEGFHARAGEPHAEVGAIAQAGDRAKGGTLVVTLEPCCHHGRTPPCSEAVLRAGITRVVIALEDPDPRVAGGGIARLRASGIEVLSKVLQAEAAAQNRAFLHRVRTGRPWGILKWAMGLDGRIALSNGASQWITGPSARRWVHCLRAKCDAVIVGGGTVRADDPLLTSRGRRMPEPLRVVLSRSLDLPATAHLWDTAVAPTLVVHGPEAMKRSIPCGPQRHALSACEPEILLQELAVRGCNCVLWECGPGLSASAIKQGCIQEVVAVVAPKLMGGESACTPIDDLGFTKMNQVVVGTLLPPKSYGEDWLFSLRIDR